The genomic interval acccctgagtgggttaaatggaggtttgaaatttatgaagtccacgcgggcgaagtcacgtgcataagctagtttttatatatttctaaaaactcatagtaaacgtaaaaaaatatcgttttctctttataaattgaataagttattaagtaagacttacaacaaagtgatctttgcaaaaataaatttgggttgaagtcgttagtcatataggatccctttaagcaagtcttcgcgtgttacgtatatttatttcactgggcactctaatccacaactttcctgtggtctttatcgatgcgttttttactttctcggatgatacaataacgataattactatatttttcatgtaaacgaGTAcctatagaagtcatgtttattaaactttgggaggttatgctgttgtttacaaatgcatgacgtcagagcacagataatctatcggccaaacatggccgaccagtgttttcacctgtctaagaaaaatatatttttaaattaaagttttacggttattagggcgcaaaaaaatatagtgttaatttttttgatataataggacaaatattaaccatttaagaccaacttaaaaaaagagtcaagtagcctattttcaCAGCgatcattttgaaattctatcACAAAGCAATCCTCTAGACTAGTATACAGTGATATGAATGTGAAGCAATCTGTAATAGAAATGCACATTCTGTGATGACTCTTTCGTAGTTATtatcagtttttagggttccgtacctcaaaaggaaaaacggaacccttataggatcactttgttgtctgtctgtcaagaaacctacagggtacttcccgttgacctagaatcatgaaattcggcaggtaggtgagtcttatagctggctttaggggaaaaatctgaaaaccgtgaatttatagacacatcacgcaaaaaaaaattaaattgtggtcataaactaataattagtattttcaattttcgaagtaagataactatatcaagtggggtatcatattatgaaagggcttcacttgtacattctaaaacagattttatttatttttaggtataatagtttttgatttatcatgcaaaatgtcgataaaatacgattgtaacacggaaccctcagtgcgcgagtctgactcgcacttggccggtttttttaaaatagagatagcgcgCAAACGGATAAGTGATTACCGGTGCCCATTAGCATTTGCAGCACCACTCTGCCggtgcgttgctggccttttagGGATTTGTTGGTCGCCCTTTGAATAACCTCAGATTTACgtgatacagcccgctgacagcaCAGGCCATGGTTTCAGTTTTCTCTGAAGTGGGGACACTTCAGAGCATTTTTTAgaattaatattaataggtacattttcaCCACTTATGACGACTCAAAACTTTGCAGTTAGCCGTTTTTTAGAACGGCAAAGTTTTAACCTTTAGGGTACCATGGTTACAATCCACTCCCACAGACGCCGGCGGACGGTACACCGTACGGTCATTCATTGGTCATAACATAAACCCTATGACAGCTCATGGctacaagaaaaataaaaccatGTGGCTACACagtcaaattttatttataaagaatTAGTACAATCTCTGGGGTGGCCCCATTGTAGACTTCATATGCAGCGATCGCACGTTCTGCCAGTGTTTCTTCAAGAGGGACACCAAGAAGTTGATCGACAGATGCACATTCTGTGCAAGCTCATCTGGAGTCATGTCAACGTGACCAACTGCCACCGAGAGACACAGTACCTGAAATAGAATAACCAAATGTAAATAAGATCAAGATGTCTACATGCAATGGGTAGATTAAAATaagatcattattatatttcgtACTAGCTGATCCCAACAACTTCGCgttaaattaggtttttaaaaatcctgtggcaactctttgattttccacatcaaaaagtagcctatgtcgtgaTACCcctacaaaaaatcacgtcgatccgttgcaacgtgactgaaggacaaaccaacaaaccccctttcacatttataatatatgggTAGTGTTTTACCTTCTTCATTTGGAATTTGATGGTAGCCTTGACTTCATCAATCTTCTGTGTCATGGACTCCTGGTGGGAGAGGAGACCAGGGAACTTGCCTGCCTTGTTCAGACCAGGACCCAGCAGACGGGGGATCTGTTTGATGAGGGACTCTGATGCCAGGAAAGCATCATATCTAGAACCAAAACATGCTCATTAGGCCAACCGATGCTATTTATCCAGAAATCAGTAGAAGTAGATATACAATTATACATGTCTACTTATAGTACCTGAAATATTTAATAGCATAAAGTGTTTAAGAATGGACCAAAAGGTTGGCCTGACTACAGTTTTGACAATTGACATTATTggttaaaatgtacctactgttgcagctagaatacaaaaaaaattaatcattatcgtcatcatcattaacttatcaacccatcgtcttactgagcacaggtctcttcttagaatgagaaaggcCATAGATCATCATGCTGGCCCAGATAATTAAGAGTAAATTGTTTTTACTTACTTCTTGGCTAGTTTCTTGACAAGCTTCTTGTTCTTGTTAAGTTTCTTCAGGGCTTCAGCGTCCATGCAGGGGACAGTTAAGGTCTTAGCTTCATCACAATGCTGCTGGTCACCCAGAACACACACCTGCATTTTTGGCCTCGGGATGTACTTTAGCCTGAAAAGGTTTTCATGaaattagtaattttatattgtatattggtaatttaaaaacaatattgtATAAAATCAGATAGAGTACATCATCAATGGTCAGATAATacatgcaatttttttataatcatcATTTAGGCATCACCTACACCTACTCAACAACTTTTTTATatccacataataatatgtacatagcAGCGTTGGGACCCATTTAGCAATAGACATTTTAAATGATTATTAAATTATGAAGGATTTTAAGGACTTCTTTCTATTTGTTTCATATGTTATGATGGAtcaactaataaaaacaaatacattCATTCAatcatattaaattaaatgcaTAACAGCTTTGTAAGTCACCAAATAACTATGGAATTAATGCGATGCTGTGACTTGTGAGTTTTTGAATAGGAAATATTactaaactcaattttattagtcaaaataaataaaaaacatcagAAACTATTTAAACAACAGAGTGGCAATGATTTAACCATAATTCCACTAATCAAGCAacatacagacatacatacatacagtttACATTAGTATCTTACCAGTGCTGCTTTTTGATTGTTTATAGTTTAATACTAATTCGGTAAGCCGAAGCAAACCTACCCATTATTTTAAGACTCTGGGTCAAGTCCCGTCAGTTTTCACTGACTCCCTGTCCAGATACATTTTTGTGGGCTTtacctttataatttttatcatattaatctaatttctatatttaataaaatttaaacttaaaTATGATGATATCTTCCAATAATTTGAAATGCTTTTCATAATAGGCTAAACAAAAGCAAATATTATCAAAGATTTGAGAGAATGGACTAGTGCTTAACACATGTGCAGACTCCATAGTAAAAAATATGCAATCCAGCGAAAATGTATTTGGGGTCATGATAAACCCGAGAATTTACGTTTTTACAATAGAATTCGCGACATAATCAAGTCCACAAAAATGCTCTTTCCAGGTAAACATACTTGACGGTGCCTGAGAAACGCTTGTCCTTTTGGGGGTCATAGTTCTTCAGACCGATTTGGAGTTCGACAGTCTCCAAAAAGTTACGCTTCTTATCCTTAGATGACTGGAGGACGGCATTTACGCATTCGTATAGCGTATCACGCGATACCTTCGACCTGAACATATGAACatcattatttataaattttaaataaccaTCGATGTAAATAACACAGCACTCAGCAGGGACTTTAAaggttatattttgacgtatAGGAAATACATCACGTTAATCCtaaaaataaaaggatttttaagTATCGTAACTATAGTTTGTAAAGTTGTTAAACAGtaataatgttaattttactAGATTATCAAGATTTTTTCAGATGACTTACATTTTGGTCACAACCTCGTCCTCCCGTTGTCAGAaaacttcaaaaagaaaaaaaaagactaCCCACAGACGTGGACAGAGCAGACCAAGCTGTGCACAGATTTAGCCAGTAGCCACAGATAAACTAAGCTTTAATTACTttaccaaagagtatgtaacttAACTAAAGTTATAAGGCAGTGctgcaaaattttaatttcagtTTACCCCATGACTTGAccatattgtaataaaaattaattgactTCTTCGCTCCGCAGTCCACGCACGAAAAAAAAagagaattattttaatttgaatcATGGTTATAACGATAATTGCTTCTAAAATGTTCATGTGGCAGTGAGTATTCAATTTTAAAGTCTTCTCTCTTGTTTGGTGGCTTTTTGTAAGTCATCTTTTAATTGTTTACTAAAAATaccctaaataaattatttatgccAAAAAATTACCCAAATTAAATAATCAGCTTTGCCCCGAACTGGgggtaaaatattttaagttggCAGCACCGCAAAGACTTTTTTCAgctggctttacggctctggattctaggtTTTTAAAGCCACAAAACCAAtgcaatgtactctgtgccacAAACACCATGCCTTGGATAAATGTATACTacccctatattcaatgtactctgtggtataCTATATCTCTATGCACCATGCAGTGTCTGTGGCTTTAAACACTGCCTTACTGCGACACTGTTCCTAAATAAACGCAACCGAGTTTTTGATCAGTTTTCACacaatttgtatttgtaaacctatttttaaatttctctacCATCAACAGACATTTcctttatcatttttattttagccaAAGAGTATATTATAATCACTCATTTTAGCAATATGCTTGAATGGGTGTTGCTGCAAAACGCAACCGAATTTTTGATTAGCTTTTACCGCTTTTACATACATTCATTGAAATTTTTacattaacataatttttgattattttgtacacaatttgtttattatatGAAGCTAGTCCATAGGAACTCAGATTTagtatttaactagcttatgctcgcgacttcgtccgcgtggactacaaaatttcaaatccctatttcacccccttaggagttgaattttcaaaaatactttcttagcggatgcctacgtcataatagctatctgcatgccaaatttcagcccgatccgtcgagtagtttgagctgtgccttgatagatcagtcagtcagtcagtcagtcagtcaccttttccttttatatatatagataatcaaaaaatgttgtttaaaaaaagttagtTGGCTgaatcccacattcaggcgacctcctctatgtagagtgcagcggccatcagagCCGAACGGGCCAAGAGACGCAAATATGAAAATCTTCATATTcatgccttttggtgtggagaccttcgggccgtggggcccggggctcgagctctttttgatgaaatttcgaaaagggttattgagtcaaccggggacccgagagctggcagctatcttggacaaagaattagattggccatccaaaggggtaatgctgccagcatcttgggtacaaggTACAATGCCCCACCGCGGTgctctcgatgaggttttagatttaatttaactattttagttttaattaaaataaatattattatacttattaataacAAAAAGAAATTAACTTCCAAAAAAGTTattctttaggtacctaccaacctaTTGGTAAATAATAAACTCCTTTCTCAATCTCTCTCGACAATCTGAACTTTAGCTCAAGTAAacgacataataataatattacttagtgataaaaatgtttattcaaAACAGAGTAGcgtatttattatttcttttgacTATGTCTAGAATTCGACTATTTGGAGATATAGGTTGAGGGTATCGTGGATAAGTTACGTGCCAATTCGAATTTGTTATCGCTGGATCGTGTTGCCACCATCCGAACTGAAAATATATCATGAAAATACagggttaataaataaaaatactatcaACCTCCAGAAACTTCTTTGAGTAATCAtgatcattatcaactgatagacatccacagcatagtaataaattaagttgcattggaaatgcttatctctgaatagagatttcttccagcttcccattcaagtaTACATCCCCTGAGAAATATACCTATAACCTACGTTGGCGTGGCCCTTCGATGGCTCTCTCATGATTCTATCTTTTACTAGCGGCccgctagtaatattataattaaaatcatacagacactttcgcaataTACTATGGATTATAATGATGAGTAATAATTAACCTCAAGTGATGTGGTTGGTGGTAGCCTATACATATCTGCTGGGCCAACAGGCTTAATGACACCCTTACGTTTCATTTTCATAAACCGTTGCGAGGAACCATATGCGAAACCGTCGACTCTACCAATATACACATCAATGATCCTGACAGTGTCTATATCAGGTCTTTGAATCTGTTGGTacgtataaatatttttaaatattaattaaaaactagcttatgctcgcgacttcgtctcgtcgtggactacacaaatttcaaacctctatttgacccccttaggagttgaattttcaaaaatcctttcttaccggatgcctacgtcataatagctatctgcatagtgcatgccaaatttcagcccgatccgtccagt from Maniola hyperantus chromosome 4, iAphHyp1.2, whole genome shotgun sequence carries:
- the RpL10Ab gene encoding large ribosomal subunit protein uL1, producing the protein MSKVSRDTLYECVNAVLQSSKDKKRNFLETVELQIGLKNYDPQKDKRFSGTVKLKYIPRPKMQVCVLGDQQHCDEAKTLTVPCMDAEALKKLNKNKKLVKKLAKKYDAFLASESLIKQIPRLLGPGLNKAGKFPGLLSHQESMTQKIDEVKATIKFQMKKVLCLSVAVGHVDMTPDELAQNVHLSINFLVSLLKKHWQNVRSLHMKSTMGPPQRLY
- the LOC117997026 gene encoding uncharacterized protein; protein product: MEFFGVSLYGPQNYIKDTIKDYYKEPTSKKEVKSLMKKVILNSTLPKMIQRPDIDTVRIIDVYIGRVDGFAYGSSQRFMKMKRKGVIKPVGPADMYRLPPTTSLEFGWWQHDPAITNSNWHVTYPRYPQPISPNSRILDIVKRNNKYATLF